The proteins below are encoded in one region of Synechococcus sp. MW101C3:
- the ndhO gene encoding NAD(P)H-quinone oxidoreductase subunit O, with product MADTAPAPTKPAPIKKGSLVKVSAARYASSLEAAASDPQPPAYLFEGPGEVLAVKGDYAQLRWRLPVPDVWLRLDQLEAC from the coding sequence ATGGCTGACACTGCACCCGCACCGACGAAGCCCGCACCGATCAAGAAAGGCAGCCTGGTCAAGGTGAGCGCGGCGCGCTATGCCAGCAGCCTGGAAGCGGCGGCCAGCGATCCCCAGCCACCGGCCTACCTGTTCGAGGGTCCCGGCGAAGTGCTCGCCGTCAAAGGCGATTACGCCCAACTGCGCTGGCGCCTGCCTGTTCCCGACGTATGGCTGCGGCTCGATCAGCTCGAAGCCTGCTGA